CCGGAGATCTCCTGGACCTGCTCGATCCTGATATCGCGACCCAAGGAATAGTCCTCGCAGCGATCCTCAAGAGCCAGGATCATTGTCTCGGCCATGCAGGCGTACGAGAGGCCGGGCGGGAAGCCGAAGTTCAGGTTGAACTCCACATTACCGGGCACCGCCACCGCCCCTCCCTCAATCACCAGCACGTCCGGGCGTTTCTCCGCAACATGCCGCGAGACGTCCCGGGGTCGAGCAACGTCGCACACCACGGAGCCGGGCCGGAGCATTTCGGGCTGCACCACTGCTTCCACTGCCGATGTGACTGCGATCGTGATCTCGGCATCTCGAAGGGCGGCAGCCACATCTGTCTCGACCCGGGCATTCACACCCCCCGCAGCAAGCTCCGCCGCGAGCTCTTCGAGGGGCTCCCGTGAGCGCGCATTGAGCACAATCTCGCGCACCCGAGGCCCCAGGATCTTCGCTGAGACTCGGCCGATGGAGCCGGTTGCGCCCAGGATCGCGGCGGTACATTGGCCGGGGTCATGCTCCAGGAGCGCCGCCGCCTCGATAGCTCCCTGCAGCGCCGTGGCCACCGTGTAGCTGTTGCCTGTGGTTACGCCAATGTCCAGTGCTTCGGCAACTGAGTAACCCGCGTCACCCACAACCGAAGTGAAAGCCCCTAACCCGACTATCCCGGCGCCAAGGTCCTGGGCGACCTTTCCGGCTTCGATGATGCGCTTTGTGGCCTTGGCCGGATCGCCCGTTTTGAGCTGGTTTGCCGTCATGTACAGTCCCACGAACCAGCCCTCGGTGCTTGCGCCGGTGAGTGACTGGATGCCCCTGATCTCACTAACAGCCCTCGGACGCATGAGCGTCAGCAGGCTCTCAGTAATACGCCCCGGAATCAGCGCCGCCGCCGGGTATTTCCTGGCGACGTCGGCGACGCTCAATGGATGCATGATGAACGCGAAACGAGCCAATGGATAGTCTCCTGACGACGCGGCGGGCGAATATAGCCCGGATGCCCGGGCTTGGGCCAGTATACCAGCGAACAGCAGAAGGCGCAACGATGCCACGCCTTCCCATCAACGCCCCGTCGCCTTGCCAGCGCAAGCATGGGGTTCTATACTCCTGATGACGGCGAGATGCAGATGACGATGGAGTGTGGTGAATGTCCGATATCTATGTAGGGCTGGAACGCGAGCCGGGAATGGAGCGCGAGAAGGCGGTGCTCGTGGGCATCAGCCGAATGCGCGGAGAAGGCCGCCGGAGCATGCAGGAACTCATCGGCCTGGCGCGGGCCGCAGGCGCTGCGCCGGTGGATGTGGTGATTCAGAACCGTACCACACCTCACCTGCAGCATTTTATCGGCAAAGGGAAACTCGAGGAATTGCGGGCCGTCGTGGCATCCCACGGCGCCGAGATCATCCTCTTCGACGGCGAGCTTACCCCTGCGCAGATCCGGAACCTGGTGGACACCTTCGAGTGCAAGATTCTCGACCGCAC
This region of Armatimonadota bacterium genomic DNA includes:
- a CDS encoding shikimate dehydrogenase, coding for MARFAFIMHPLSVADVARKYPAAALIPGRITESLLTLMRPRAVSEIRGIQSLTGASTEGWFVGLYMTANQLKTGDPAKATKRIIEAGKVAQDLGAGIVGLGAFTSVVGDAGYSVAEALDIGVTTGNSYTVATALQGAIEAAALLEHDPGQCTAAILGATGSIGRVSAKILGPRVREIVLNARSREPLEELAAELAAGGVNARVETDVAAALRDAEITIAVTSAVEAVVQPEMLRPGSVVCDVARPRDVSRHVAEKRPDVLVIEGGAVAVPGNVEFNLNFGFPPGLSYACMAETMILALEDRCEDYSLGRDIRIEQVQEISGLAVKHGFKLAGFRSFERKVSQEYIDRVRAAAEANR